TACGGATGTCCAACTTCCTCTGGACGGTAGAGTTTTGACCACGGCGCCGGCGATTCAAACGGCGGGTGCGGTTTAATCCAGCTCGACCACAGCATGAACGGACGGCTTTTGTCGCGGCGGTTTAAAAAATCAATCGAGCGGTCGGCAACCCAGCTTGACTGGTGCGCCTCTGCCGGAAACTGTGACGGCTGGGGAATATAATAATATTCGCTGCGCATTCCGCCATCTTCGAGCACATATGAATAACCATGTTCGCGCAGCCAGGCGGCATAATCGTTGCCGCCTGCTTCCCACACCTCTTCGTGCCGGTCGCGGCTTTCAAAACCCCACATGCGCAGCGGGTCCGGCGAAAAGTGCATTTTGCCAACGCCGTGCGTCTGATAGCCGCCGCCGTTCAGCAGCTCCATAAAGCTGGAGAGATTCTGCGGCATGGGAACATTGTCGGTACAGTCGGTAATGTGCGCCGGCAGTCCGGTGATGAGGCTGCAACGGCCGGAAATGCATACCGGCGACGGTGTGTAGGCGCGCGCAAACGCGGTGCCTTCGCGCACCAGCCGGTCCAGTGCCGGCGTTTTTATAACGGGATTACCCAGCGCCGCAATCGTATCAAAGCGCTGCTGGTCGGTGAACAGAAAAAGAATGTTCGGTCGTTTATTCATTTGCTATATAGAATGTTGCTTCATTTGCTGAAATTATTTTTGAACTCATTTTTACTCCGCCGTCCACCGGAAATGCGGCGTGCACTGTGAGCGGATACTCTTTCCACGGTGAATCCACTGTGCCGGAAATTAAGTCACCGGAAATCGTCAATTCAGAAAATTCCATGCCGCCGCCGCTGAAATGAAAATCGGTTCCAAGCAGCACCGGCGCATCGCCGCGCCACGCCGCAAGCCGCAGCAGGCGCATCCCGTGCGCCGGAATTGTTAAAACGATTTTTGCACCGCGCGACTGAATGCCGTAAAATCTCTGATCGTGAAATTCAAATACGGCCAGTTCAGTGATCTCTTCCGGCAGACGGCATTTTGATAAATCAACGGTGATCTCTTTTTCTGTGTCATTCCAGTTGCCGGCTGCCAGCGTCCACCACGGTTCAACTCCGGCGGCACGCGGC
This Kiritimatiellales bacterium DNA region includes the following protein-coding sequences:
- a CDS encoding sulfatase-like hydrolase/transferase; the protein is MNKRPNILFLFTDQQRFDTIAALGNPVIKTPALDRLVREGTAFARAYTPSPVCISGRCSLITGLPAHITDCTDNVPMPQNLSSFMELLNGGGYQTHGVGKMHFSPDPLRMWGFESRDRHEEVWEAGGNDYAAWLREHGYSYVLEDGGMRSEYYYIPQPSQFPAEAHQSSWVADRSIDFLNRRDKSRPFMLWSSWIKPHPPFESPAPWSKLYRPEEVGHP